DNA from Chryseomicrobium sp. FSL W7-1435:
CGATAGAAGCACCAATGTTAATGACTGCACCCATCATGATGATACAGTTGTTACCGATTTGAACCTGGTCACGGATAAATGCTCCTGGTTCGATACGTGAGTTGATAGATTTCAAATCCAATAAAGGAATCGCTGAGTTGCGGCTTTCATTTTCGATAACGACATCTGTGATATGCTCTTTTGCTGCTTCAAGTGCTGGTTCAATTTCAGCCCATTCTCCGAAAAGGATAACAGAGTTCCCTTGGCCAAACACTTTTGTATTCTCACCAAATGAAAGAGTGTCCAGCTTGTCACCGTTCACATAGACTTTCACCTGAGTCGATTTTTTAGCGTGTTGAATGTACGAAATAATTTCATATGCATCTAGTTGCTTCATTACACTACCTCCCTAAAGTACTAATGTCCATTGTACAAGAATATTTTTAATATATCACGTATTTTTGTATAAACTAAGCAAAGTCGTTTACATTTCTGCGTTTTGTTTGTATAGTTTAAATACTATTATTCTTACAAGATTGGTGGGTTTTAAATGAAAACAATTCCAAAACCTCTCGTCACTCTCAATCAATGGATTATCGTGCTAGCGGTTGTTTTAGCACTTAGTATACAGTCTATTTGGCCACTGCTAATTCCATTCCTAGCAAATGGCATCAGCTTAGTTACCGGCTTCCACCCTATCTTAGCTCCAGCAAAAAGATTATTGAAAAAACCACTTTCCTCTTATGTACAAGAAGACGTTGGTCAGCTTCGTTTTAATCAAATGATGGCCGTTGCTTTTCTTGGAACGGCGATTGTTGGTGGTCTAGCAGGAAGTTCTGTGGTGTTTGTTGCGGCTAGTATCATGGTAGGCCTTGCTGCTTCTATCGCATTAGCAGGCTTTTGTATTGGATGTTTCATTCGCTTTCAATACCAGCAGTGGAAGTATCGCCGAAGTACATCTTCCTAAGCTTCACAACTGTTGATCCTTGATCAGCAGTTTTTTTGTTTGGTTTTACTAGTAAGATCTTATGACTTAAGGGGCTTGTTTGGTTTGTTTGTGCCCTCAAATGGTCTTTATGTGACTTCAGCGACCTTTTTTGTGCCCTCGGAGTTGCTCTTTGTGCCCCTAGTCATTTTATGGAAACTAATTATTTCTCAAAACCTCACTCATTCGCCTGTAAACAACATAAAAAAGCCTCACTCTTCAACTACAAGAGCAAGGCTTCCTCACTTTATTCTTCTTCAGGTTCCACTTCTTTCTTTCCACGTCTAAAGTTCAATCGGCGGAATAAAAAGAATCCAATTAAGCCCAGTACTACGAAAGAAAAAATAGAACCGATAGACTCCGTAGTCAACGAACTTTCTCGAACCGCTTCACCTGTAAACTCTACTGACCGTTCTCCCACAATGTAAACACCTGGAGACTCTTCTACAGCTATCTTCTCAGCTGGATCCACACCAGGGATGGCAAAATACGGTGTTCCTACTTCATAAGCATTGGAGAAGTTGCCGCTGTAAAATTCTACGCGGTCCCCGTACTCCGTTACTTCACCGATTTGCTCGCCTACTTCCACAACGGATTCACTTGTCAGCTCATACACAAAATCCTCATAAACAACAAAAAAACTGGCGTAGTTCGCAAAAGCTTGAGAAGGTAGAACCATCCACCCGAGCAATGCTAGCACCGCTAAAATTCGTTTCATTCGCTTAAATCCACATTGTGATAGACTTGGCGCACATCTTCTAAATCTTCGATGGCATCTACCATTTTTTCAAATTGTGCTTGGTCTTCTGCGCTCAACTGAATATCATTTTGAGCAAGCATTGTTAACTCGGCAACAGAGAACTCTGACACGCCAGCACCACGGAAGGCTTCTTGCACCGCATGGAACTGATCAGGCTCTGCATAAACAATTACTGTATCCTCTTCATCAAGAATATCTCGTGCATCGACATCTGCATCCATTAGAAGCTCGAGAACATCATCCTCTGACTTACCTTCCACTCCAATAACAGCTGTGGCATCAAACATGTACGATACAGATCCACTGACACCCATGTTCCCGCCGTTTTTACCGAATGCCGCACGAACGTCAGAAGCTGTACGATTCACATTGTTCGTCAAAGCGTCCACAATTACCATAGAGCCGCCTGGACCAAAGCCTTCATAGCGAAGCTCGTCATAGCTTTCTTCTCCGCCGCCTTTTGCTTTTTCAATGGCTTTGTCAATAATATGTTTTGGTACGCTGTAAGTCTTTGCACGTTCTAAAACTACCTTCAATGCTTGGTTAGATACTGGATCAGGCTCGCCTTGGCGTGCTGCTACATAAATCTCGCGACCAAACTTTGCATAAATACGACTTGTATTTGCGTCTTTTGATGCTTTCTTTTCTTTAATATTGTTCCATTTACGTCCCATAAATTGTCACTCTCTTTCTATTCTGTCGCCTCCCATTATACACGAATCTCTGGCTCCCTTCTAGTTCCGAGGAAACCGCGTCAGGATGCAGGTTTCTATGCTATAATTAGAGCATGAAAAGTACACGAAAAGGGAGTTTTCCAATGACAGTTCAAGTCTCATTTTCTGGCGATTATCGTTCACTAGTTACACCAGAAACTTCACAAAAAATCAACGCTATTTCTGAAGCAATGAACGCCCGCACTTCAGCAGGAGCTGAATTTTTAGGCTGGAAAAACTGGCCTTCTGAAATCGACTCACAGTTAGTGGAGCGTATCCAAAAGACCGCAGAAAAAATTCAGCAGCAGGCAGACGTACTAGT
Protein-coding regions in this window:
- a CDS encoding DUF4395 domain-containing protein; this encodes MKTIPKPLVTLNQWIIVLAVVLALSIQSIWPLLIPFLANGISLVTGFHPILAPAKRLLKKPLSSYVQEDVGQLRFNQMMAVAFLGTAIVGGLAGSSVVFVAASIMVGLAASIALAGFCIGCFIRFQYQQWKYRRSTSS
- a CDS encoding YebC/PmpR family DNA-binding transcriptional regulator, whose translation is MGRKWNNIKEKKASKDANTSRIYAKFGREIYVAARQGEPDPVSNQALKVVLERAKTYSVPKHIIDKAIEKAKGGGEESYDELRYEGFGPGGSMVIVDALTNNVNRTASDVRAAFGKNGGNMGVSGSVSYMFDATAVIGVEGKSEDDVLELLMDADVDARDILDEEDTVIVYAEPDQFHAVQEAFRGAGVSEFSVAELTMLAQNDIQLSAEDQAQFEKMVDAIEDLEDVRQVYHNVDLSE
- the dapD gene encoding 2,3,4,5-tetrahydropyridine-2,6-dicarboxylate N-acetyltransferase, which produces MKQLDAYEIISYIQHAKKSTQVKVYVNGDKLDTLSFGENTKVFGQGNSVILFGEWAEIEPALEAAKEHITDVVIENESRNSAIPLLDLKSINSRIEPGAFIRDQVQIGNNCIIMMGAVINIGASIDDGTMIDMGAILGGRATVGKNCHIGAGAVLAGVIEPPSATPVIVEDDVLIGANAVVLEGVKIGKGSVVAAGAVVTKDVPEYTVVAGTPARVIKEIDDKTRSKTEIMQELRQL